One region of Pogona vitticeps strain Pit_001003342236 chromosome 1, PviZW2.1, whole genome shotgun sequence genomic DNA includes:
- the ARL6IP6 gene encoding ADP-ribosylation factor-like protein 6-interacting protein 6, protein MAVYYRRSEVPASRRGPVGPRLSERGGGGGTRGPEADIGEGGGESGSGEGPPAPRAAFTPLPHGADAAGRRWPSRACSVLCCLVAVAVLALLLAVACLVLRDLRYEKEKTNDSVETSILGFWSLLVLALISGLSCCSFSWTVTYFDSFEPGMFPPTPLSPTRFKRMTGHSFHMGYSMAILNGIVAALTIIWCLF, encoded by the exons ATGGCTGTGTACTACAGGCGCTCCGAGGTCCCTGCCAGCCGCAGGGGCCCAGTGGGGCCTAGGCTGTccgagagaggaggaggaggagggactcgCGGCCCCGAGGCTGACATCGGGGAGGGAGGCGGCGAAAGTGGAAGCGGTGAGGGACCTCCCGCCCCTCGAGCTGCCTTCACGCCGTTGCCGCACGGAGCCGACGCGGCGGGGCGCCGGTGGCCGAGCCGGGCTTGCTCCGTCCTGTGCTGCCTCGTGGCCGTGGCCGTGCTGGCCTTGCTGCTGGCGGTCGCCTGCCTGGTGCTCCGAG ATTTGCGTTATGAAAAAGAGAAGACTAATGACAGTGTAGAAACAAGCATTTTAG GATTTTGGAGTCTTCTTGTTCTAGCCTTAATAAGCGGGCTATCATGTTGCAGCTTTTCATGGACAGTGACATATTTTGATTCCTTTGAACCGGGAATGTTTCCTCCTACTCCACTGTCACCTACACGATTCAA gcgaaTGACGGGACACTCGTTCCACATGGGCTATAGTATGGCCATACTGAATGGAATAGTTGCAGCTCTTACTATAATATGGTGCCTCTTCTAG